The following proteins come from a genomic window of Candidatus Lokiarchaeota archaeon:
- a CDS encoding nitroreductase: MKMDTLEAIRHRRSIRSYKSKEVEQEKIEKVLEAGRWAPSASNKQPWHFIVVTDEDTRKKLADIHSYGGFMAESPVVIVALGDPDRHQKYHLCDPHNAIMNMLLAAYDQGLGTCWMGVRDTPYEDKFKEVLEIPDKFRVVCSVSMGYPDEEKTSNRRPLDEIVSYDMF, encoded by the coding sequence ATGAAAATGGATACACTGGAAGCGATTCGCCATAGGCGGAGCATCAGAAGCTACAAATCCAAAGAGGTTGAACAAGAGAAAATCGAGAAGGTTTTGGAGGCGGGGCGTTGGGCGCCTTCAGCGTCAAACAAACAACCTTGGCATTTCATTGTGGTAACGGATGAAGATACTCGCAAGAAATTAGCAGATATTCACAGTTACGGAGGATTCATGGCAGAATCTCCGGTTGTTATCGTTGCTCTTGGAGATCCTGACAGACATCAGAAGTATCATCTCTGCGATCCTCATAATGCCATAATGAACATGCTTCTAGCTGCGTACGACCAGGGTCTCGGTACCTGTTGGATGGGCGTGCGAGACACTCCTTACGAAGACAAGTTTAAGGAAGTCCTCGAAATTCCAGATAAATTCCGAGTAGTATGTTCGGTTTCGATGGGTTATCCCGATGAGGAGAAAACGAGCAACAGAAGACCCCTTGACGAAATTGTGTCTTATGACATGTTTTAG